In a genomic window of Urocitellus parryii isolate mUroPar1 chromosome 2, mUroPar1.hap1, whole genome shotgun sequence:
- the Crygs gene encoding gamma-crystallin S produces MFRKRFNALSQVPELPPNSSVLFICPVLQITFYEDKNFQGRHYDCDCDCADFHAYLSRCNSIRVEGGTWAVYERPNFAGHMYILPQGEYPEYQRWMGLNDRLGSCRAIHLSSGGQYKIQIFEKGDFNGQMYETTEDCPSIMEQFHMREIHSCKVLEGVWVFYELPNYRGRQYLLDKKEYRKPIDWGAASPAVQSFRRIME; encoded by the exons CCACCCAACTCCTCAGTTCTGTTTATTTGTCCTGTACTTCAGATCACtttttatgaagacaaaaattttcAAGGCCGCCACTATGACTGTGATTGCGACTGTGCAGATTTCCACGCATACCTAAGTCGCTGCAACTCAATCAGAGTGGAAGGAGGCACCTGGGCTGTGTATGAAAGACCTAACTTTGCTGGGCACATGTACATCTTACCTCAGGGAGAGTACCCTGAATACCAGCGTTGGATGGGCCTCAATGACCGCCTGGGCTCCTGCAGAGCTATTCATCTG tctaGTGGAGGCCAGTATAAGATTCAGATCTTTGAGAAAGGGGATTTTAATGGTCAGATGTATGAAACCACTGAAGACTGCCCTTCCATCATGGAGCAGTTTCACATGAGAGAGATCCACTCCTGTAAAGTGCTGGAAGGTGTCTGGGTTTTCTATGAGCTACCCAACTACCGTGGCAGACAGTACCTCCTGGACAAGAAGGAGTATCGGAAGCCCATCGATTGGGGTGCAGCTTCTCCTGCTGTCCAGTCATTCCGCCGCATTATGGAGTAA